One Hippoglossus stenolepis isolate QCI-W04-F060 chromosome 22, HSTE1.2, whole genome shotgun sequence DNA segment encodes these proteins:
- the LOC118101804 gene encoding DENN domain-containing protein 2A → MSRVNTWKLYDRMRCSVIMEATERMKTKQDCIYSTVNRLKKGDLGGRSGFHIASVENKGSGQRKEVPPKLPFTTLDNLINQREESPMMAHRRPHFDAHGTENTLLLGNKLPRSNGGKIKDKISLWEGKEPTHSPITSDSSGQCTTLKGTESQTKSQNKTTDEQSGDSYRRVAQMGKENLGEETVGKLGDSRPCSPVETGKQPRGTLNISKPYENQREADCKRVVQNKNQHHEKENIEKLADSRPCSPTVVMQQAGTLRESGEKRAAEQTSQEKRAVFTLFKKLEALGDHHGKTPPELGNYFSPPSKDKEVEVRKKESEAVSQSGKGKQHQENVYTEPGALPINPVPKPRRTFQHPDAIPMGKSQRQGRGLRNLPPLPSISTRSFSKLPSGVSGRPRGERVKDNINRKSFEFEDLAGSTGPLFSRTLSQEHHYEDIQDSPKENPYEDIELESQCSQQSLPSSPGADTTKMSRPGFFRQNSGRSFKLLELRRGNQHGARSGGISSPPRLSPPSTPTSPEHTSWPPGDPYSRTCRRIPTLVLRINSIFEARIGKKHLRRIYHYAETTSGRVTDENSDSESEVEERAKANRQRLVSVQSILSRPSQSQVHYNGTSSRSSSLDKELHQRKLFEYFLVVSLQKAKAGVHYLPEVTQQFPPKLERSFKFMRETEDQLRIIPQFCFPDAKDWESVENYPSEMFSFVLTGEDGTRRFGYCRRLLPSGKGKRLPEVYCIVSHLGCFNLFSKVLDEVERRRALSPALVQPFMRAIMEAQFPAPGKTITVKTFLPGSGTEVMELCRPSDSRLEHVNFECLFSCLSLRLLLRVFGSLLLERRVIFTADKLSTLSQCCHAVVALLYPFVWQHTYIPVLPSAMLDIVCTPTPFIVGLLSSSLPQLTDLPLEEVLVVDLGNNRFLRQLDDEDSILPSKLQSALENVLERRRDLANERGDAPGDSEQLSTVVSEAFVRFFVELVGHYPLFITADREDGYSSSSSSPVPCSFQREGFRKAIPSKTVRRFLEVFMETQMFGWFIQERELHRQALRGLFEVRLQEYLDSINENEHRRVNRFLKGLGNKMKFLSKK, encoded by the exons ATGTCACGAGTGAACACATGGAAACTTTACGACAGAATGAG GTGCTCAGTCATCATGGAGGCCActgagagaatgaaaacaaagcaagaCTGCATCTACTCCACTGTCAACAG GCTAAAGAAGGGCGACCTCGGTGGCAGAAGTGGTTTCCATATTGCTTCTGTTGAAAACAAGGGATCTGGGCAAAGAAAAGAGGTTCCGCCAAAACTTCCCTTCACCACATTGGACAACCTGATCAACCAGAGGGAAGAATCACCCATGATGGCTCACAGGAGGCCGCACTTTGATGCTCACGGCACTGAGAACACCCTCCTGCTAGGCAACAAGCTCCCCAGATCCAATGGAGGCAAGATTAAGGACAAAATTTCTCTGTGGGAGGGAAAGGAACCCACTCACTCACCCATTACCTCAGATTCTTCGGGCCAGTGCACTACTTTGAAAGGGACAGAATCCCAGACAAAAAGCCAAAATAAGACTACTGATGAGCAGAGTGGAGACAGTTACAGGAGAGTGGCTCAGATGGGGAAGGAAAATCTCGGGGAAGAGACTGTTGGAAAACTGGGGGATTCAAGGCCTTGTTCACCCGTTGAAACTGGAAAACAGCCGAGAGGGACACTCAATATCAGTAAACCCTATGAAAACCAACGAGAAGCGGACTGTAAAAGAGTGGTTCAGAACAAAAACCAACACCACGAGAAAGAGAACATAGAAAAGCTTGCAGATTCAAGGCCGTGTTCGCCTACGGTGGTGATGCAGCAGGCGGGAACGTTGAGGGAGAGCGGTGAAAAGAGAGCGGCAGAACAAACCAGCCAAGAGAAGAGAGCGGTGTTcactctttttaaaaagctggaGGCTTTGGGGGACCACCACGGGAAAACACCTCCGGAGCTTGGAAACTACTTCAGCCCGCCGAGTAAGGACAAAGAGGTGGaggtgagaaagaaagaatctGAAGCTGTCAGTCAGAGTGGAAAGGGGAAGCAGCACCAGGAGAATGTGTACACAGAACCAGGAGCGCTCCCTATTAACCCCGTCCCCAAACCCAGACGTACCTTCCAACATCCAGATGCCATCCCCATGGGGAAGAGTCAGAGGCAAGGCAGAGGGCTGAGGAACCTCCCTCCGCTGCCCTCCATCTCCACAAGATCCTTTTCAAAACTTCCCTCTGGTGTCTCCGGGAGACCCAGGGGTGAGAGAGTTAAAGACAACATCAACAG GAAATCCTTTGAGTTTGAAGACCTTGCAGGGTCGACTGGGCCGCTCTTCTCTCGTACACTATCTCAGGAACATCACTATGAAGACATCCAGG ATTCGCCCAAGGAGAACCCATACGAGGACATAGAGTTGGAGAGTCAGTGCTCCCAGCAGTCTTTGCCCTCCTCCCCTGGTGCTGATACGACCAAG ATGTCACGGCCGGGCTTCTTCAGGCAGAACTCGGGCAGGAGCTTTAAGCTGCTGGAACTGCGGAGAGGCAACCAGCACGGTGCCAGAAGCGGCGGCATTTCATCTCCACCCCGGCTCAgccctccctccacccccacGAGTCCAGAACACACCTCGTGGCCGCCCGGCGATCCATACAGCCGCACCTGCCGCAGGATACCAACG CTTGTTCTGAGGATCAACAGCATATTTGAAGCTCGAATCGGAAAGAAACATCTGAGAAGGATCTACCACTATGCTGAGACGACTTCAGGAAGAG taacagatgaaaacagtgactCTGAGAGTGAAGTTGAAGAACGAGCTAAAG CTAACCGTCAGCGCCTTGTGTCCGTTCAGTCCATTCTGAGCCGGCCGAGCCAGAGCCAGGTCCACTACAATGgcaccagcagcaggagcagctctcTGGACAAGGAGCTCCACCAGCGGAAGCTCTTTGAGTATTTCCTGGTTGTGTCGCTGCAGAAGGCGAAGGCCGGTGTCCACTATCTGCCGGAGGTCACGCAGCAGTTCCCCCCTAAG TTGGAGCGAAGCTTCAAGTTcatgagggagacagaggatCAGCTGAGGATCATTCCTCAGTTCTGCTTCCCTGATGCTAAAGACTGGGAGTCGGTGGAGAACTACCCAAG TGAGATGTTCTCCTTTGTTTTGACTGGAGAGGACGGGACCAGGAGGTTCGGATACTGCCGGCGTTTACTG ccCAGTGGAAAAGGCAAACGTCTACCAGAGGTCTATTGTATCGTCAGTCACCTCGGCTGTTTCAACCTGTTCTCCAAG gtgCTGGATGAGGTGGAGAGGCGGAGGGCTCTGTCTCCGGCCTTAGTGCAGCCCTTCATGAGAGCCATCATGGAGGCCCAGTTTCCTGCTCCGGGCAAAACCATCACTGTCAAAACGTTCCTGCCTGGCTCGGGCACTGAG GTGATGGAGCTCTGTCGACCCTCTGACTCCCGCCTGGAGCACGTCAACTTTGAGTGTCTCTTCTCCTGTTTGAGTCTGCGGCTGCTCCTGCGGGTGTTCggctctctgctgctggagcgACGGGTCATCTTCACTGCTGACAAACTCAG CACTCTCTCCCAGTGCTGCCATGCTGTGGTGGCCCTGCTGTACCCCTTCGTGTGGCAGCACACTTACATCCCCGTGCTGCCCTCTGCCATGCTCGACATCGTCTGCACCCCGACCCCGTTCATCGTGGGCCTGTTGTCCAGCTCGCTGCCCCAGCTCACTGACCTGCCcctggaggag GTTCTGGTTGTGGATCTAGGAAACAATCGGTTTCTCAGACAG TTGGACGATGAGGACTCCATCTTGCCCTCCAAGCTTCAATCAGCGCTGGAGAACGTTCTCGAGAGGAGAAGAGATCTCGCCAATGAGAGAGGAGACGCACCGGGTG ACTCTGAACAGCTCAGCACGGTCGTGTCTGAGGCCTTTGTGCGTTTTTTCGTGGAGCTAGTTGGCCACTACCCGCTCTTCATTACTGCCGATCGGGAGGACGGCtactcctcctcgtcctcctccccgGTCCCCTGTTCCTTCCAGCGGGAGGGCTTTCGTAAAGCGATCCCCTCCAAGACCGTGCGTCGCTTCCTGGAGGTGTTCATGGAGACCCAGATGTTTGGCTGGTTCATCCAGGAGAGGGAGCTCCACAGGCAGGCTCTGAGAG GACTGTTTGAAGTGAGGTTGCAGGAGTATCTGGACTCTATCAATGAGAATGAACATCGGCGGGTGAACAGGTTTCTCAAAGGCTTGG gaaacaaaatgaaatttcTTTCCAAGAAATAA
- the slc37a3 gene encoding LOW QUALITY PROTEIN: sugar phosphate exchanger 3 (The sequence of the model RefSeq protein was modified relative to this genomic sequence to represent the inferred CDS: inserted 1 base in 1 codon): MPPLCCGYLSQYTNHHLVAFLLTFFSYVLLHASRKTFSNVKVSISAQWTPSIQNVNGSTFSPTETWEDNRLFADEKQATLFLGALDSIFLFSYAVGLYLSGLIGDRVNLRYVLCFGLCGSAAVEFVFGTLTEWLHIYNIYLYCGLWVLNGLLQSAVWPCVVAVMGNWFGKTGRGFVFGLWSACASVGNILGAFLASSVLKYGYEYAFLVTSVVQFAGGVVVFFVXLTSLDYVFLCVSGLSMESETGLSPVETDTDSHKPLMSDEEDEVEVYGARHQPAQQLDEPPEESLQAIGFFQAFCLPGVLPYSLSYACLKLVNYSFFFWLPFYLSSNYGWKEAEADRLSVWYDVGGIIGGTVQGLISDCMGKRAPVLALSLAVAMGALVGYSRSPNDQVINAALLAVTGFFIGGPSNIISSAISADLGRQEALRGSQQALATVTGIVDGTGSMGAAGGQYLVSLIESKLGWMYVFYFFVVMTGGSIVFITPLLLNELRAMWRDRRAVQHQL, translated from the exons ATGCCTCCCTTGTGCTGTGGCTACCTGTCACAGTACACCAATCATCACCTGGttgccttcctcctcaccttcttTAG CTATGTGTTGCTGCATGCATCACGGAAGACATTCAGCAATGTGAAAGTGAGCATCTCGGCCCAGTGGACGCCGTCCATCCAGAATGTCAATGGGTCCACTTTCTCCCCTACCGAG ACATGGGAGGACAATCGTCTGTTTGCAGATGAAAAGCAGGCCACTCTCTTCCTGGGAGCTCTGGactccatctttctcttttcatatGCCGTG GGTCTGTATTTGAGCGGTCTGATTGGAGACAGAGTAAACCTGCGCTATGTGCTCTGCTTCGGCCTGTGTGGCTCTGCTGCAGTG GAGTTTGTGTTTGGCACTCTGACAGAATGGCTCCACATCTACAACATCTACCTGTACTGTGGCCTGTGGGTCCTGAACGGGCTGCTGCAGTCGGCCGTCTGGCCGTGTGTGGTGGCCGTCATGGGCAACTGGTTCGGCAAGACGGG GCGAGGCTTTGTGTTTGGTCTGTGGAGTGCTTGTGCCTCTGTAGGCAACATCCTGGGGGCTTTCTTAGCTTCTAGTGTGCTCAAGTATGGATACGAG TACGCCTTCCTGGTGACATCAGTGGTGCAGTTTGCTGGCGGGGTGGTTGTGTTCTTCG GTCTGACCTCCCTTGActatgtgtttctgtgtgtgtcaggtttaAGTATGGAATCCGAGACTGGCCTCAGCCCGGTggagacagacactgacagcCACAAGCCTCTGATGAgcgatgaggaggatgaggtggagGTCTATGGTGCACGACACCAGCCGGCTCAGCAGCTGGATGAGCCCCCGGAAGAGTCCCTTCAAGCTATTGGCTTCTTCCAGGCCTTCTGTCTCCCGGGAGTTTTACCT TATTCGTTGTCTTATGCGTGTCTGAAGCTGGTCAActactccttcttcttctggcTCCCTTTCTACCTGAGCAGCAATTACGGCTGGAAGGAGGCCGAGGCCGACCGCTTGTCTGTGTGGTACGATGTCGGAGGAATCATCG gaGGAACAGTTCAGGGTCTGATCTCTGACTGCATGGGTAAGAGAGCCCCGGTGTTGGCGTTGAGTCTGGCAGTGGCGATGGGAGCCCTGGTGGGATACAGCc gttCACCTAACGACCAGGTGATAAACGCTGCGCTGTTGGCCGTCACCGGCTTCTTCATTGGCGGCCCATCCAACATCATCAGCTCGGCCATTTCTGCTGACCTGGGGAGACAGGAGGCTCTGAGGGGCAGTCAGCAGGCTCTGGCTACTGTTACTGGTATAGTGGATGGAACTGGAAGTATGGGAGCTGCAGGGGGACAG TACCTGGTGTCCCTGATCGAGAGCAAGCTGGGCTGGATGTATGTGTTCTACTTCTTTGTCGTCATG ACAGGGGGCAGCATTGTGTTCATCACTCCCTTGCTCCTCAACGAACTGCGAGCCATGTGGAGGGACAGACGAGCGGTGCAACACCAGCTGTGA